The following proteins are encoded in a genomic region of Aquella oligotrophica:
- a CDS encoding DUF1566 domain-containing protein gives MNRKYLKSYGVFQKTLLCSILLGLISCGGGGGSSSSGNNGDVNTLQIITPRTIYSNPSVANTGYVVINNPSNTAVKNLHYSLNNIIGGAQGAKIDPSSAANCSVIESYGQCNLKVTVPIGAVAGSLGISLNNDNSLLGKLSKSAQSVVTPAMGIQQSAYNNLSGADGITLNYSHTVINGTPYILVAGLVASANAGNFNNVVLVDGNNTPIPNQQLIAGAGAYTQGKTFSILLPVPVGDNLTQVIKVQTQLITSSTESSKKNLSSTEIVSTATTSSTLTTASDIGIVEMLPSAVYLNQNNPEQSVTFSNTGSVTAELQSLTASNPNIEVTFSSGGLSSGGRTTAILKLKDPTQSASSGEIVLTYYNGQKEVTIAAAADQNVNPTPTPSPTPTPTPTPAPTPTPTPTPVPATGLTAILNPDDDFFVTTANDTASRQLTITNTGNTNENNFVLTLPNNFTISDGSNPATKCTVTQPATISNTLTANGGNCTVTVTYTNSTVTAQAAGNISIAYDYNNGIAATPVTVGVNYKVTQSTANLSLSPSTMNYASIPNNATSTSAAGSLFTLSNSGEVAASNLTFNITGTNSGLFSVIAGGSCLSGGTLEASPATCTIATQFGPAANDVTTGAKIASFAVSYTPYTGGATQSSNTATLNGSVTAAPSATYTSAITGASFIDGDGSSIDQYIGYINTNYTLDVTYTNDSVIDASGFTTSYTPPAGWTLSTHGCNDVAMAATNGTCTDTYTLNSADAGSHNLLLQNVTASWTDSSGTYTNQPMGGTEEYVNLTPPPAPPAITISNLQGDATNVMGISPITFTATISGSGTSTLTATLANSVTGTIVSDPSPCALDTSGTTNCTFSIIPWYTGFDNSTVGLPSYDPYTPNETEILLSATNGATISGTGVSSNSISYIITTPYIYLPAPQEGIASDTNTGITWGSGGTVSTRFEAGTAENGSACPSGQEVRVDNLTGLMWVQAPSSTTYTWASAQTSPAIPATYCGYTDWRLPTETELLSLVNYAAPNGDLAAWLIAQGFTNIQADYYWSSTPMSDNISVWILNLADGSNGTLPKNLAGGAYVWPVRSR, from the coding sequence GTGAATAGGAAGTATTTAAAATCTTATGGTGTATTCCAAAAAACATTATTATGCTCAATACTATTGGGGTTAATTTCCTGTGGTGGCGGAGGTGGATCAAGTAGTAGTGGCAATAATGGGGATGTAAATACACTACAGATAATCACACCGAGGACGATTTATAGTAATCCTAGTGTTGCCAATACTGGTTATGTAGTAATTAATAACCCAAGCAATACAGCAGTAAAGAATCTACATTATAGTCTGAATAATATAATTGGTGGCGCACAAGGTGCAAAGATCGATCCATCAAGCGCAGCAAACTGTAGTGTGATAGAGTCTTACGGGCAATGTAATCTGAAAGTAACTGTACCAATAGGAGCAGTTGCTGGAAGTTTAGGCATAAGTCTAAATAATGATAATAGCCTTTTGGGCAAATTAAGTAAGTCAGCCCAATCGGTCGTAACCCCGGCAATGGGAATCCAGCAATCTGCATATAATAACCTGAGTGGTGCGGATGGAATTACGCTAAACTATTCCCATACCGTAATTAATGGTACGCCATATATATTAGTAGCAGGGCTAGTAGCCTCAGCCAATGCTGGCAACTTCAATAATGTGGTTTTGGTAGATGGCAATAATACCCCTATTCCAAATCAGCAACTGATTGCCGGAGCTGGTGCATATACCCAGGGTAAAACCTTTAGTATCTTATTGCCAGTACCCGTAGGCGATAACCTGACTCAGGTTATAAAAGTCCAAACACAACTTATAACATCATCTACAGAATCTTCCAAGAAAAATCTTTCGTCAACAGAGATAGTATCAACAGCCACTACAAGTAGCACCTTAACTACTGCCAGTGATATTGGTATAGTAGAAATGCTCCCCTCAGCAGTTTACTTGAATCAAAACAATCCAGAGCAGTCGGTAACCTTCAGTAACACAGGTAGTGTAACAGCAGAGTTACAAAGTCTTACTGCAAGTAACCCAAATATTGAGGTAACCTTTAGTTCTGGAGGATTAAGTAGTGGCGGTAGAACTACTGCAATATTAAAACTCAAAGATCCAACTCAATCAGCCTCAAGTGGTGAAATAGTATTGACTTATTATAATGGACAAAAAGAGGTTACTATTGCTGCGGCGGCTGATCAAAATGTGAATCCAACACCAACGCCAAGTCCGACACCAACGCCTACACCCACTCCAGCACCTACGCCTACTCCAACACCTACGCCAGTTCCAGCTACAGGATTAACCGCCATATTAAATCCGGATGATGATTTTTTTGTAACGACAGCAAATGATACTGCTTCAAGGCAGCTGACAATCACCAATACCGGCAATACCAATGAAAATAATTTTGTTCTGACTTTACCAAATAACTTCACTATTAGTGACGGAAGTAATCCAGCTACAAAATGTACGGTAACCCAACCAGCAACGATTAGTAATACACTTACCGCAAATGGAGGGAATTGTACAGTAACGGTGACTTATACCAATTCGACGGTAACCGCACAAGCGGCTGGTAATATAAGTATTGCTTACGACTATAATAATGGTATAGCTGCAACACCAGTAACAGTGGGCGTAAATTATAAAGTTACCCAGTCAACAGCAAATCTAAGTTTATCGCCAAGTACGATGAATTATGCATCAATTCCGAATAATGCCACATCTACCAGTGCTGCTGGCTCATTATTTACACTATCAAATAGTGGCGAAGTTGCAGCAAGCAATCTTACATTTAATATAACTGGCACGAATAGTGGTTTATTTAGTGTTATAGCTGGCGGAAGTTGTCTTTCTGGTGGAACATTAGAGGCAAGCCCAGCCACATGTACTATTGCAACGCAGTTTGGTCCAGCAGCTAATGATGTAACAACTGGAGCAAAAATCGCTAGTTTTGCCGTTAGTTACACTCCATATACAGGTGGAGCGACCCAGAGTAGCAATACTGCTACTTTAAATGGTAGCGTAACCGCAGCTCCATCAGCAACCTATACTTCAGCAATAACTGGAGCTAGCTTCATTGATGGAGATGGTAGTTCTATTGATCAATATATTGGATATATCAATACCAATTATACACTGGATGTAACCTATACTAACGATTCTGTAATAGATGCGAGCGGCTTTACGACTAGCTATACACCGCCCGCAGGCTGGACACTAAGTACTCATGGTTGTAATGATGTAGCAATGGCGGCTACCAATGGTACATGTACTGATACTTATACTTTAAATTCAGCAGATGCTGGCAGCCATAATCTTCTATTGCAGAATGTGACCGCCAGCTGGACTGATAGTTCTGGAACATATACTAATCAGCCAATGGGTGGGACAGAAGAGTATGTTAACCTTACTCCTCCTCCAGCGCCCCCAGCAATTACTATTAGTAATCTTCAAGGTGATGCAACAAACGTAATGGGTATTTCGCCGATAACTTTCACTGCAACAATAAGTGGCAGTGGCACATCAACATTAACTGCGACACTTGCAAATTCAGTAACCGGGACGATAGTATCAGATCCAAGCCCATGTGCCTTGGATACGTCTGGTACGACTAACTGTACTTTTAGTATAATCCCATGGTATACTGGTTTTGATAATAGTACAGTAGGACTACCTAGTTATGACCCATATACACCTAATGAAACGGAAATCCTATTATCAGCGACTAATGGAGCAACCATAAGCGGAACTGGAGTAAGCAGTAACTCAATCAGCTATATCATAACTACACCGTATATCTACTTGCCTGCTCCACAAGAAGGGATTGCATCAGATACTAATACCGGGATCACTTGGGGTAGTGGTGGTACGGTAAGCACACGTTTTGAAGCCGGAACTGCTGAAAATGGTAGTGCTTGCCCAAGTGGGCAGGAAGTAAGGGTGGATAATTTAACAGGTTTGATGTGGGTACAAGCACCAAGCAGTACAACTTATACATGGGCAAGTGCACAAACTTCTCCTGCTATTCCCGCTACATATTGCGGTTATACAGACTGGCGATTGCCAACTGAAACAGAATTACTGAGCTTAGTTAATTATGCAGCACCGAATGGTGATTTAGCGGCTTGGTTAATTGCTCAAGGGTTTACTAACATTCAGGCTGACTATTATTGGTCATCTACACCAATGAGTGATAATATTTCAGTTTGGATTCTTAATCTGGCGGATGGTTCTAATGGTACTTTACCCAAAAATTTGGCTGGTGGTGCTTATGTTTGGCCAGTACGAAGTAGGTAA
- a CDS encoding DUF1566 domain-containing protein, whose product MNYKIVKILLLSSFFIIANAANIAYAPKAAPGDTAAAGVGKEWPTTRFTVDTTEECVIDNLTGLMWPRNGNLLGTGSWGSSSTVGTAQYLVAQMNTDSSATGYHLCGYSDWRLPNINELLSLFNYSATNGNQADWLNGTEIFSDVQGSGYWSSTPYSGVGGGAWYVNMATGLSAYYSDLSGSYSVWSVRGGK is encoded by the coding sequence ATGAATTATAAAATAGTTAAAATTTTGCTTCTAAGTAGCTTTTTTATTATAGCCAATGCAGCGAATATTGCTTACGCCCCCAAAGCTGCACCTGGTGATACTGCTGCGGCTGGTGTTGGTAAAGAGTGGCCAACTACACGTTTTACTGTAGATACAACTGAAGAGTGTGTTATTGATAATCTAACTGGTTTGATGTGGCCAAGAAATGGAAACTTGCTTGGAACTGGTAGCTGGGGAAGTAGTTCTACGGTAGGTACAGCACAGTATCTAGTAGCGCAAATGAATACAGATTCGAGCGCAACTGGCTACCATTTATGTGGCTATAGCGACTGGCGCTTACCCAATATTAATGAACTATTAAGTTTATTCAATTATTCTGCAACAAATGGAAACCAAGCAGATTGGCTAAATGGTACCGAAATATTTAGTGATGTACAAGGTAGTGGTTACTGGTCATCCACACCGTATAGTGGTGTTGGTGGCGGGGCTTGGTATGTAAATATGGCTACCGGCTTAAGTGCATATTATTCTGATTTGTCCGGCTCTTACTCCGTTTGGTCTGTGCGCGGTGGAAAATAG
- a CDS encoding glycoside hydrolase family 5 protein has protein sequence MNSNIIYLKIRKPQMLKVTSVLIGIFLAGCNGGNSSSSTTSATQGVIDNININRDSQLATQLSIETTLLTENQANSKAISDSSCMQILPQNGKNMITSYSGNQYYSPAQIKFTLQNKCSTYINLNGLTAVLSGININGKSFASAGGSIKWIDQDQLNGAPWLNISSANSGSNITLNLTTPSCSGNYCDWAKMPPNSSKTITINTAVNSAINSFTVSSLTLDGVTPPPAVESGSLQLIIDSSSLKSLCTTTNCAIGLDLISPASQKIASMNINPKESPVYTVKYNGLLIGNYTVSVNGSSLPNPQGGSITYKTEPASIPVSKNTTTSAQTTFSYIPAKILGSLTITNQNFPDSTLFANIGGLPGSVTSASNSYPFTINLNSSANISGLNTGNYTISVQGLADPLKGVYYKADPLSLSIVDNQNTAKSLTFSKLATSSLHKVTFSVSNLPATATNVSFAGQNAAFKYNTDSLSNGDYWFANNESAIAINIAVPTGYTVSYSPQVITPATTSVSISFQAITNSYLTTSNGQIVDSSGNIIKLKGINWFGFNNGGTMLDGLWSSDPLSGDFSTTVQRIKALGFNAVRLPFSFKDLAKSPNNFSHSNCPTATNSQLLANLTNPSVTPASGTSIPPLSYAPTRASNMCNDYLPNNSTMDRFIWVIDFFAKNGFYVLIDDHLREDQTILNSGVSSWANQWKDLATRIKNGMPASSSSKVMFDLLNEPDNFGIRWEASGSNPSLATAYLSAMDAIATVLPNNIYMVEGTGQSGINANWGDGFATNKTLISQSGLSDPNGFFTAVLSKPYVNQVVVSPHVYPPTVTNASSDYFGSGLYNRLNNSFGYLNYTGYCVNSNCHKFPVAIGEFGSRFTDNRDLLFFNSFASYLNSSNDANDGKHQPIYNWFYWSWNANSGDTGG, from the coding sequence ATGAACAGTAATATAATATATTTAAAAATCCGAAAACCGCAAATGCTAAAAGTAACATCCGTTTTAATCGGAATATTTCTAGCTGGCTGTAATGGTGGAAATAGCTCATCTTCTACAACTTCGGCAACACAAGGAGTGATTGATAATATTAACATCAATCGAGATAGCCAGTTAGCCACTCAATTATCAATTGAGACAACATTATTAACAGAGAATCAAGCTAATAGCAAAGCTATTTCAGACAGTAGTTGTATGCAGATACTACCACAAAATGGTAAAAATATGATTACCAGCTACTCCGGCAATCAATATTATAGCCCAGCCCAAATAAAGTTTACGCTACAAAATAAATGTTCAACCTACATCAACTTAAATGGTTTGACCGCAGTACTCTCTGGTATTAATATCAATGGCAAATCTTTTGCCAGTGCTGGTGGTTCAATTAAATGGATTGATCAGGATCAGCTAAATGGCGCACCGTGGCTTAATATTTCTTCTGCCAATAGCGGTAGTAATATTACACTAAATCTTACAACCCCTAGCTGTAGTGGAAATTATTGTGACTGGGCAAAAATGCCACCTAATTCAAGTAAGACCATCACTATAAATACTGCAGTTAATAGCGCTATCAATAGCTTTACTGTTAGTAGTCTGACACTTGATGGAGTAACACCTCCACCAGCAGTTGAGAGCGGCTCATTACAGCTAATAATTGATAGTAGCTCGTTAAAGTCTTTGTGTACGACGACCAATTGTGCCATAGGACTAGATTTAATCTCTCCAGCATCACAAAAGATCGCTAGCATGAATATAAATCCAAAAGAAAGCCCAGTTTATACCGTTAAATATAATGGCTTATTGATTGGTAATTATACAGTTAGTGTTAATGGTAGTAGTTTGCCAAATCCACAGGGCGGAAGCATTACTTATAAAACTGAGCCAGCGTCGATACCGGTTAGTAAAAATACCACCACTAGTGCCCAAACTACCTTTAGCTATATCCCAGCTAAAATACTTGGTAGCTTGACAATTACTAATCAAAATTTCCCAGATAGTACATTATTTGCCAATATCGGTGGCTTACCAGGCAGTGTTACGAGTGCTAGTAACAGTTATCCATTTACTATTAATCTTAATAGTTCAGCAAATATCAGTGGACTAAATACTGGAAATTATACTATCAGCGTTCAGGGTCTAGCTGATCCGCTTAAAGGAGTTTATTACAAAGCCGATCCATTATCTCTATCAATAGTTGATAACCAAAACACTGCTAAAAGTCTGACATTTAGCAAATTAGCAACTAGTAGCCTACATAAAGTTACGTTTAGTGTAAGTAATCTACCTGCTACAGCAACTAATGTTAGCTTTGCTGGACAAAATGCTGCATTCAAATATAATACCGATAGTTTGAGTAATGGTGATTACTGGTTTGCCAATAATGAATCAGCGATTGCTATAAATATTGCTGTTCCAACAGGTTATACTGTCAGTTATTCACCACAGGTAATAACACCAGCAACAACTAGTGTGAGTATTAGTTTTCAGGCAATTACTAATAGCTATCTGACAACCAGCAATGGGCAAATTGTTGATAGTAGCGGCAATATTATTAAACTAAAAGGTATCAACTGGTTTGGCTTTAATAATGGTGGAACCATGCTTGATGGTCTATGGAGTTCTGATCCATTAAGTGGTGATTTTTCAACTACAGTTCAACGCATCAAGGCACTTGGCTTTAATGCTGTACGCTTACCATTTAGCTTCAAGGATCTGGCTAAATCACCCAATAATTTCAGCCATAGTAATTGTCCAACGGCAACTAATTCACAGCTTCTGGCAAATTTGACTAACCCTAGCGTTACACCAGCAAGTGGAACATCAATTCCACCATTAAGCTATGCACCAACCAGAGCTAGCAATATGTGTAATGACTATTTACCCAATAATTCAACGATGGATCGCTTTATCTGGGTGATTGATTTCTTTGCCAAAAATGGCTTTTATGTCCTTATTGATGACCATTTACGCGAAGATCAAACTATTTTAAATAGCGGTGTTAGCTCGTGGGCAAATCAATGGAAAGATCTGGCTACTCGGATCAAAAATGGGATGCCAGCTAGTAGCTCAAGTAAAGTTATGTTTGATCTATTAAATGAACCGGATAACTTTGGTATTCGCTGGGAAGCTAGTGGCTCAAATCCAAGCCTTGCTACTGCTTATCTAAGCGCAATGGATGCAATCGCCACAGTATTACCGAATAATATCTATATGGTTGAAGGTACAGGTCAATCCGGTATCAATGCTAACTGGGGTGATGGTTTTGCTACCAATAAAACTCTGATTAGTCAATCGGGATTAAGTGATCCAAATGGATTCTTTACTGCCGTATTAAGTAAGCCATATGTTAATCAGGTAGTTGTCTCGCCACATGTCTATCCACCGACAGTGACCAATGCTAGCAGCGATTATTTTGGTAGCGGTTTATATAATCGGTTGAATAATTCATTTGGTTATCTAAATTATACAGGTTATTGTGTAAATAGCAACTGTCATAAATTCCCGGTAGCAATTGGCGAATTTGGCTCAAGATTTACCGATAACCGTGATTTACTGTTTTTCAATAGTTTTGCTTCGTATTTAAATAGTAGCAATGATGCTAATGATGGCAAACATCAGCCGATTTATAACTGGTTCTATTGGTCATGGAATGCCAATAGTGGCGATACTGGGGGGTAG
- the argF gene encoding ornithine carbamoyltransferase, translating into MSLYNKSFLSLLDFTANEIYYLLDLATKLKLKRKQGIPGNLLQGKNIALLFEKTSTRTRSAFEIGVIEEGGYPSFIDISSSQFGKKESVEDSAKVLAGYFHAIEFRGYAQKTVEDLAKYSGIPVYNGLTDEDHPTQILADLLTIQEKLPHKPLSEIKVAYIGDTRNNMANAWMYGCAKLGMHFVGFGPKELHPKDEFMNKALAAANKNGAKIEISSDPLCLKNADVIYTDVWVSMGEEHELQKRASLLKDYKITPELMNATQNPNTLFMHCLPAFHDDHTLAVKKASEEYGIDIKEVSDEVFRSKNSIVFEQAENRLHTIKALLVATLSPQQN; encoded by the coding sequence ATCAGTTTATACAATAAAAGCTTTCTTAGTTTACTCGATTTTACTGCTAACGAAATTTACTATTTGCTAGATCTAGCTACCAAACTGAAACTAAAACGGAAACAAGGTATCCCAGGTAACTTATTACAGGGAAAGAATATTGCTCTTTTATTTGAAAAAACTTCAACTAGAACCAGAAGTGCATTTGAAATCGGTGTTATTGAAGAAGGTGGATATCCCAGCTTTATCGATATTTCTAGTTCACAGTTTGGTAAAAAAGAATCGGTTGAAGATTCAGCAAAAGTGCTGGCAGGATATTTCCATGCGATTGAATTTAGGGGTTATGCCCAAAAGACAGTTGAAGATTTGGCAAAGTATTCTGGCATCCCAGTTTATAACGGGCTAACCGATGAAGATCATCCAACGCAAATATTGGCAGACTTACTAACTATTCAGGAAAAATTGCCACATAAACCATTATCTGAAATCAAGGTTGCCTATATTGGAGACACCAGAAACAATATGGCTAATGCTTGGATGTATGGTTGTGCCAAACTAGGCATGCATTTTGTTGGTTTTGGTCCCAAAGAGTTACATCCTAAAGATGAATTTATGAATAAGGCTTTGGCGGCGGCAAATAAAAATGGTGCAAAAATTGAAATTAGCTCCGATCCTCTTTGCTTAAAAAATGCCGATGTAATCTATACCGATGTCTGGGTATCAATGGGTGAAGAGCATGAGTTACAAAAACGTGCCAGCTTACTTAAAGACTACAAGATCACGCCGGAACTAATGAATGCGACACAAAACCCGAATACTCTTTTTATGCACTGCTTACCAGCTTTTCATGATGATCATACACTAGCCGTGAAAAAAGCCAGCGAAGAATATGGAATCGATATTAAGGAAGTGAGTGATGAGGTATTCAGAAGCAAAAATTCAATTGTGTTTGAGCAAGCAGAAAATCGGCTGCATACAATAAAAGCTCTATTAGTTGCAACACTCTCACCACAGCAAAACTAA
- the argJ gene encoding bifunctional glutamate N-acetyltransferase/amino-acid acetyltransferase ArgJ, with amino-acid sequence MNKKPQWIEKNICAPQGFKASGISAGLKKSQKPDLALIYSEVPAIAAGVFTKNKVKAAPLLATKKNLKNGQLQAIIINSGNANACTGKNGVNHVKQTIATLSDELAISPSLIGVASTGVIGVPLAIDTLIEGIPKLTKSLDNKTGNPAATAILTTDTFIKEAAIKVKLSNETIIKLGGIAKGSGMIHPNMATMLAFVTTDALITAEALQAALSLATENSFNMISVDGDSSTNDMLVAMANGLAKNNPIDNLQSIDGQIFYHALLELCINLAKQIAKDGEGASKLITVNVSGAKTSKQAKSVAKAVVSSSLVKAAVFGNDANWGRIACAVGYSDTQVKADKLEIAIENLLLFSAGVPLDFCEDTATKLLKQAEVKINIDLGLGKEKSTSWGCDLTYDYVKINAAYRT; translated from the coding sequence ATGAATAAAAAACCACAATGGATCGAAAAAAATATCTGTGCCCCACAGGGATTCAAGGCTTCGGGGATAAGTGCCGGATTGAAAAAATCGCAAAAGCCGGATCTAGCTCTGATTTATAGCGAAGTACCAGCAATCGCTGCGGGTGTCTTTACCAAAAATAAGGTTAAGGCGGCACCATTACTAGCAACCAAAAAGAATCTTAAAAATGGACAATTACAGGCAATCATAATCAATAGTGGCAATGCCAATGCTTGTACCGGTAAAAATGGCGTAAACCATGTCAAACAAACAATAGCTACACTCTCAGATGAATTGGCAATTAGCCCAAGTTTAATTGGGGTCGCTAGTACGGGGGTGATCGGCGTACCTCTTGCTATTGATACGCTAATTGAGGGGATCCCTAAGCTAACTAAATCTCTAGATAATAAGACTGGTAATCCAGCTGCAACCGCGATTTTAACTACCGATACCTTTATCAAGGAAGCGGCGATTAAGGTAAAACTCAGTAATGAAACAATCATCAAGCTGGGTGGAATTGCCAAAGGTTCTGGCATGATCCATCCAAATATGGCAACCATGCTTGCTTTTGTCACCACCGATGCATTGATCACAGCTGAAGCATTACAAGCAGCATTGAGTCTTGCAACCGAAAATTCATTTAATATGATTAGTGTTGATGGTGATTCATCAACAAATGACATGCTAGTAGCGATGGCGAATGGTCTTGCCAAAAATAATCCTATTGATAACCTTCAGTCAATTGATGGACAAATTTTTTACCATGCTCTACTGGAGCTTTGCATAAATCTTGCCAAACAAATTGCTAAGGATGGTGAAGGAGCAAGTAAATTAATCACGGTTAATGTCTCTGGTGCCAAAACCTCTAAGCAGGCAAAATCAGTCGCAAAAGCTGTAGTTTCTTCATCGCTAGTCAAAGCAGCAGTATTTGGTAATGATGCCAATTGGGGGCGGATAGCTTGTGCTGTTGGTTATTCTGATACTCAGGTAAAAGCCGATAAACTAGAAATTGCAATTGAAAATCTGCTTCTTTTTTCCGCAGGAGTACCGCTTGATTTTTGCGAAGATACGGCAACCAAGCTTTTAAAGCAAGCAGAAGTAAAAATCAATATTGACCTTGGTTTGGGCAAAGAAAAAAGCACCTCTTGGGGCTGTGATCTTACCTATGATTATGTCAAGATTAATGCAGCCTATCGGACATAA
- the argB gene encoding acetylglutamate kinase — MSDKVENSKNMRVVIKCGGSILNNQAELTHIIAGIKSLIEKGYQPLIVHGGGPEISQLANKLGIKSEFKNGLRVTDAAMLEITQMALLGITNPKLVAELNKQTIKASGLALHTLGALIAETLDIATYGYVGVVTSVNPEPIYQLLANGFIPVIAPLAVDENWQILNINADLAAAAIAKAISAEKLILLSDIDGYYSNYPDPSSLVAELSLTELQHLLTTDNNSISAGMIPKLEACYQAVGSKVNTAHIINGNKAAALANIALGIAQIGTTIYKSSSNNTAIDKSTLQTKGASA; from the coding sequence ATGTCCGACAAAGTAGAAAACTCAAAAAACATGAGAGTTGTAATAAAGTGTGGTGGCTCCATTCTTAATAATCAGGCTGAACTTACGCATATTATAGCGGGGATTAAATCGCTGATAGAAAAAGGTTATCAACCACTAATTGTCCATGGCGGCGGCCCGGAGATTAGCCAATTAGCCAATAAGCTTGGGATTAAGTCTGAATTTAAAAATGGCTTACGGGTAACTGATGCTGCGATGCTTGAAATTACGCAAATGGCACTACTTGGTATCACTAATCCCAAGCTAGTAGCGGAACTAAATAAACAAACTATCAAGGCTAGTGGTTTGGCACTTCATACTTTAGGCGCACTTATCGCAGAAACGCTAGATATTGCTACTTATGGTTATGTTGGCGTGGTAACTAGCGTAAACCCAGAACCAATCTATCAGCTACTGGCAAATGGATTTATCCCAGTGATTGCGCCACTTGCGGTTGATGAAAATTGGCAAATACTTAATATAAATGCTGATCTTGCTGCGGCGGCGATTGCGAAGGCAATATCTGCCGAAAAGCTGATACTCCTTAGTGATATTGATGGCTATTATAGCAATTATCCAGATCCGAGTAGTCTTGTTGCAGAACTAAGTTTGACAGAGTTACAACATTTACTGACGACTGATAATAACTCAATAAGTGCTGGGATGATCCCAAAATTAGAAGCATGCTATCAGGCGGTCGGTAGTAAGGTAAATACCGCACACATCATAAATGGCAATAAAGCCGCAGCACTTGCTAATATAGCTTTGGGAATAGCTCAAATAGGCACAACTATTTATAAATCATCATCAAATAATACAGCTATAGATAAAAGTACGTTACAAACAAAAGGAGCAAGTGCATGA
- the argC gene encoding N-acetyl-gamma-glutamyl-phosphate reductase, which translates to MKIKASIIGASGYTGVELIRLLNAHPNVKLQYLVSENNAGSKVGDIYPHLDTADNYSFSNPDIEAIAKNSDVVFLALPHTKSITAVSKLIEYNCKIIDLSSDFRLKNGANYQKWYQHPAASQSLLDQAVYGIPEINAANIKRATLIANPGCYPTASILGIAPLIKNQLLDIPLNHPLVIDAKSGVSGAGKTPNPHTHFCEVSNNFSAYQAGGIHRHIPEIEQELGILAGKDFTIQFTPHLIPIPRGLMATIYAPVKKNISQTEIIDCYKSFYQHQEFIKINSLPRPDLKTVIGTNNCNISLHLDQRTGYLIIISAIDNLIKGASGQAIQNMNLMFGLPETSGLTQLAIYP; encoded by the coding sequence ATGAAAATCAAAGCCAGCATAATTGGAGCATCTGGTTATACCGGAGTAGAATTAATCCGGCTATTAAATGCTCATCCAAATGTCAAATTACAATATTTGGTATCAGAGAATAATGCCGGAAGTAAGGTTGGTGATATTTATCCACACCTTGATACTGCTGATAATTATAGTTTTAGTAACCCTGATATTGAAGCGATAGCAAAAAATAGCGATGTGGTTTTCTTGGCATTACCACATACCAAATCAATCACAGCGGTTAGTAAACTAATTGAATATAATTGCAAAATAATTGATTTAAGTAGTGATTTTCGTCTAAAAAATGGGGCAAATTATCAAAAATGGTATCAGCACCCAGCAGCTAGTCAATCGTTATTAGATCAAGCAGTATATGGTATTCCGGAAATTAATGCGGCTAACATCAAAAGAGCAACACTAATTGCTAATCCGGGTTGTTATCCAACCGCAAGTATTCTGGGGATTGCCCCATTAATCAAAAATCAGCTTCTGGATATTCCGCTAAATCATCCTTTAGTAATTGATGCAAAATCTGGGGTATCCGGGGCTGGCAAGACTCCTAACCCACATACCCATTTTTGTGAAGTAAGTAATAACTTTTCGGCATATCAGGCAGGTGGGATACATCGGCATATTCCCGAGATTGAACAGGAATTGGGCATTTTGGCAGGCAAAGATTTTACCATTCAGTTTACGCCCCATTTAATCCCGATTCCACGTGGATTAATGGCAACTATCTATGCACCAGTAAAGAAGAATATTAGCCAAACCGAGATTATTGACTGTTATAAAAGTTTTTATCAGCATCAAGAGTTTATAAAGATTAATTCACTACCGCGCCCGGATCTTAAAACAGTCATTGGGACTAATAACTGCAATATTAGTCTTCATCTGGATCAAAGAACTGGTTACCTGATAATCATAAGCGCGATTGATAATCTTATAAAAGGTGCTTCTGGACAGGCAATCCAAAATATGAATTTGATGTTTGGGCTACCTGAAACTAGTGGCTTAACTCAACTCGCAATCTATCCATAA